A region of Coccinella septempunctata chromosome 5, icCocSept1.1, whole genome shotgun sequence DNA encodes the following proteins:
- the LOC123313257 gene encoding uronyl 2-sulfotransferase-like isoform X1 — protein sequence MNMYFKVRCILYYSTLLTIIVFVFFLNTGEETEDFDSEVMFMDVGESYTTAGQRMVTKSMADRGKMDLVNGYFLFLNQVPNCGGEFLVLLLQKLQGINSYRHVRLGRGPKILSVIEQEELIERMYKRMRNEAIPLSFDKSVYFVNFTQYDRQFPTHINIIRDPIEKLLSRSNSSRESSLLKCIHMQRKCMIGEEIYEFNIPYFCGQDARCRSGNSEWALQNAKKNVEKFYPVVGVLEELNMTVTALENKLPFFFQGSMQIYEEKLSVVLPKLSLKMDAVKRDLLRSVLKTEYEFYEWIKKRLASQING from the exons atgaacATGTACTTCAAAGTGAGATGTATCCTTTACTATTCAACCCTTCTCACCATCATAGTGTTCGTATTTTTCTTGAACACCGGGGAAGAAACGGAAGATTTCGATTCGGAAGTTATGTTTATGGATGTGGGTGAGTCATATACAACCGCCGGTCAGAGGATGGTCACAAAGTCGATGGCAGATAGGGGGAAGATGGACTTGGTGAAcggttattttttgtttttgaatcagGTGCCTAATTGTGGCGGGGAGTTTTTGGTGTTGTTGTTGCAGAAGCTGCAAGGAATCAACAGCTACAGACATGTCAGGTTGGGTAGAGGCCCTAAAATTCTTTCAGTGATAGAACAA GAAGAATTGATCGAAAGGATGTACAAAAGGATGAGAAATGAGGCTATTCCCTTGAGTTTCGACAAGAGCGTATACTTCGTAAACTTCACGCAGTACGACCGGCAGTTTCCAACCCACATCAACATTATCAGGGACCCCATAGAGAAGCTGTTGTCGAG ATCGAATTCCAGTAGGGAGAGCAGCCTGTTGAAATGCATACACATGCAGAGGAAGTGCATGATCGGCGAAGAAATTTACGAATTTAACATACCCTATTTTTGTGGACAAGATGCGAGGTGTAG GAGCGGAAACAGTGAATGGGCATTGCAAAACGCTAAGAAAAACGTCGAGAAATTTTATCCTGTCGTTGGAGTACTCGAGGAATTGAACATGACGGTCACAGCCTTGGAAAACAAACTGCCCTTCTTTTTCCAAGGCTCGATGCAAATTTACGAGGAGAAACTATCAG TAGTTCTTCCTAAGCTGAGCTTGAAGATGGACGCCGTCAAGAGGGATCTCCTGAGAAGCGTGCTGAAGACCGAATATGAATTCTACGAATGGATCAAGAAACGACTAGCTTCACAGATAAATGGATGA
- the LOC123313256 gene encoding protein kintoun — translation MENSPSFERFKELDLSRDEIDRLGEALKKDEFRKLLIDYVNEVQDPKNQKLYEDEITELERERGNDITFLHPTPCYVIKTTLDGDKKCFINICGNDLVKQPSSSPSEKDGTRGLQWSLPHSLSPPSEDLDNKGERCKVFDVLFHPDTLHLAQKNNAFRNMVNNTACSAIETHFDVELDKNNLRFPKLKYKGMARASVIRKPSSEGPIERSPEEKEFYDKLYAQADESTQSYKVPKKSKRSKSNKNSREPKSPYTTPKFLIKHRRHVEMEEFTQHKESKLNSTIPKELIVEVDLPLLKSADDIILDVTEKTVQLISEKPAKYKLDLTLPYQVGKDAGNAKFDKTLGKLFITLPVQRKTYRRDSAREDSGVDSDHSSPISPESEDENIEKSFTTDNERESKHLVKSDEQFRTKFLEDDVQYCLPEFTSHIFDDTIAFTLHVKNVDSESLKQLIDEDEKSVHVKFVSVSPSFYQVHYAFMLKLPVKSIQKDSVSVEVWDNNVILKVPFANCDNECTWFMFGLSEEELQKKFLEEPHILNAIHKQTASSFSSEKEVTKSENKEKSCDSEGEVPNKATKPQEISNSVQESNNSGSATNYGSYYESSGDELSCSLSPCRSRGILKRSSLRKTFSRSISESSLDDCIGSLDPEGLDIPIPEDNNEHEAEMSTSLKKTVRFNDVVSKQLYRFNSSILGQRKKNQKKAQKKKKAHEKKCSESEASEVEEKKEKFLKPQNNDLSSEKSPKRDENIFQMDM, via the exons ATGGAAAACTCTCCGTCTTTCGAGAGGTTCAAAGAATTGGATCTCAGCAGAGATGAAATTGACCGACTTGGGGAGGCCCTCAAAAAGGACGAATTTCGAAAATTACTGATCGACTACGTGAATGAAGTGCAAGATCCCAAAAATCAGAAGTTGTACGAGGATGAAATCACTGAATTGGAAAGAGAACGGGGTAATGATATAACATTTTTGCATCCAACCCCCTGTTACGTCATCAAAACAACCCTCGATGGcgataaaaaatgttttatcaATATTTGCGGAAATGATTTGGTGAAGCAACCCTCTTCCTCCCCTTCTGAGAAGGATGGCACGCGGGGGCTTCAATGGTCGTTACCCCATTCTCTGTCTCCTCCATCTGAAGACTTGGATAATAAAGGGGAAAGATGTAAAGTTTTCGATGTGCTTTTCCACCCAGATACGTTGCATTTGGCACAGAAGAATAATGCATTTAGAAACATGGTTAATAACACCGCATGCAGCGCCATTGAAACACACTTCGACGTGGAATTGGATAAAAATAACCTTAGATTTCCCAAACTCAAGTACAAAGGGATGGCCCGAGCCAGTGTTATTCGAAAACCTTCTTCTGAAGGACCTATTGAAAGATCTCCTGAAGAGAAGGAGTTTTACGATAAACTTTATGCTCAAGCAGATGAATCTACACAAAGTTATAAAGTTCCCAAGAAAAGTAAGAGATCTAAAAGCAATAAAAATTCTCGAGAACCCAAGTCACCTTATACAACAccaaaatttttaattaaacATCGTCGACATGTGGAAATGGAAGAGTTTACTCAACATAAAGAGTCCAAACTGAACTCAACGATTCCCaaggaattaattgttgaagTTGATTTACCCTTATTGAAATCAGCAGATGACATAATCCTCGATGTAACTGAAAAAACAGTACAATTGATCAGTGAGAAACCTGCCAAGTACAAATTAGACCTTACTTTACCATACCAGGTCGGGAAAGATGCTGGAAATGCTAAATTCGACAAGACCTTAGGAAAACTTTTTATAACATTGCCAGTTCAGAGAAAAACATATAGACGTGATTCCGCTAGAGAAGACAGTGGGGTTGACAGTGATCACAGTTCTCCTATTTCACCAGAATCAGAAGATGAAAACATCGAAAAATCATTTACCACAGACAATGAGCGTGAAAGTAAACATTTAGTGAAAAGTGACGAGCAGTTTAGGACTAAGTTTCTTGAAGACGATGTGCAATACTGTCTACCTGAGTTCACCAGTCACATTTTCGATGATACTATAGCATTTACACTTCATGTTAAAAATGTTGATTCAGAATCCTTGAAACAATTGATTGATGAAGACGAAAAATCTGTTCATGTTAAATTTGTAAGTGTTAGTCCTAGTTTTTATCAGGTGCATTATGCATTTATGCTCAAATTGCCAGTGAAATCTATTCAGAAAGACTCAGTTTCTGTTGAAGTTTGGGATAATaatgttattttgaaagttccTTTTGCAAATTGTGATAACGAATGTACATGGTTTATGTTTGGTTTGTCGGAAGAAGaattacagaaaaaatttttggaagaGCCCCATATTTTGAACGCCATTCATAAACAAACCGCGTCAtctttttcttctgagaaagaGGTTACTAAGAGTGAAAACAAAGAAAAGAGCTGTGATTCCGAAGGAGAAGTACCAAATAAAGCAACGAAACCTCAGGAGATTTCAAACTCTGTGCAAGAATCCAATAATTCCGGCAGTGCCACCAATTATGGATCATACTATGAGTCCAGTGGGGACGAGCTGAGTTGCAGTTTGAGCCCCTGCAGGAGCAGGGGAATATTGAAGAGGAGTTCGCTGAGGAAAACCTTCTCTAGGAGCATATCTGAATCAAGCTTAGACGATTGCATCGGTTCCTTAGATCCTGAGGGATTGGATATACCCATTCCGGAAGATAACAACGAGCATGAGGCTGAAATGTCTACTAGCCTGAAGAAAACTGTGAGGTTCAATGATGTGGTGTCTAAGCAGCTTTACAG ATTCAATTCCAGCATTCTTGGCCAGAGGAAGAAGAATCAGAAAAAGGcccagaagaagaagaaggctcACGAGAAGAAATGCAGCGAAAGCGAAGCCTCTGAAGTGGAAGAAAAGAAGGAGAAATTCCTTAAACCTCAAAATAATGATCTCAGCTCTGAAAAGTCACCTAAAAgggacgaaaatattttccaaatggATATGTAA
- the LOC123313257 gene encoding uronyl 2-sulfotransferase-like isoform X2, translated as MNMYFKVRCILYYSTLLTIIVFVFFLNTGEETEDFDSEVMFMDVGESYTTAGQRMVTKSMADRGKMDLVNGYFLFLNQVPNCGGEFLVLLLQKLQGINSYRHVRLGRGPKILSVIEQEELIERMYKRMRNEAIPLSFDKSVYFVNFTQYDRQFPTHINIIRDPIEKLLSRSNSSRESSLLKCIHMQRKCMIGEEIYEFNIPYFCGQDARCRSGNSEWALQNAKKNVEKFYPVVGVLEELNMTVTALENKLPFFFQGSMQIYEEKLSVLPKLSLKMDAVKRDLLRSVLKTEYEFYEWIKKRLASQING; from the exons atgaacATGTACTTCAAAGTGAGATGTATCCTTTACTATTCAACCCTTCTCACCATCATAGTGTTCGTATTTTTCTTGAACACCGGGGAAGAAACGGAAGATTTCGATTCGGAAGTTATGTTTATGGATGTGGGTGAGTCATATACAACCGCCGGTCAGAGGATGGTCACAAAGTCGATGGCAGATAGGGGGAAGATGGACTTGGTGAAcggttattttttgtttttgaatcagGTGCCTAATTGTGGCGGGGAGTTTTTGGTGTTGTTGTTGCAGAAGCTGCAAGGAATCAACAGCTACAGACATGTCAGGTTGGGTAGAGGCCCTAAAATTCTTTCAGTGATAGAACAA GAAGAATTGATCGAAAGGATGTACAAAAGGATGAGAAATGAGGCTATTCCCTTGAGTTTCGACAAGAGCGTATACTTCGTAAACTTCACGCAGTACGACCGGCAGTTTCCAACCCACATCAACATTATCAGGGACCCCATAGAGAAGCTGTTGTCGAG ATCGAATTCCAGTAGGGAGAGCAGCCTGTTGAAATGCATACACATGCAGAGGAAGTGCATGATCGGCGAAGAAATTTACGAATTTAACATACCCTATTTTTGTGGACAAGATGCGAGGTGTAG GAGCGGAAACAGTGAATGGGCATTGCAAAACGCTAAGAAAAACGTCGAGAAATTTTATCCTGTCGTTGGAGTACTCGAGGAATTGAACATGACGGTCACAGCCTTGGAAAACAAACTGCCCTTCTTTTTCCAAGGCTCGATGCAAATTTACGAGGAGAAACTATCAG TTCTTCCTAAGCTGAGCTTGAAGATGGACGCCGTCAAGAGGGATCTCCTGAGAAGCGTGCTGAAGACCGAATATGAATTCTACGAATGGATCAAGAAACGACTAGCTTCACAGATAAATGGATGA